In one window of Verrucomicrobiales bacterium DNA:
- a CDS encoding relaxase/mobilization nuclease domain-containing protein, with product MICKITAGGSSFKGAFQYYLHDKGRATRERVAWTHTENLLTDDPDKAWKVMAYTAKEADRLKEATSQKRTGRKLTLPVFAYSLAWHPEQQPDREHMLTAARKSLADLGLAEHEAVIVAHRDEPQKHVHVIVNRVHPLTGLAAGLSNSKLKLSDFAREYEQEHGKVYCRQREANHQKRTQGERTVYRNPHIAAAWEQSDNGRGFAAALRDKGYQLAQGRKRLVVIDPYGQSINPLRHLENVRTKEFNKRLQDLEPARLPDATAVSRKVQADNRRRYEQSREHDEQIARQKNQMQSRHAEQRAQTFNRYEDRLSREKTELAQHYRLDEQQAAVAQQQAKSRNPALWKKLFGLARKDQIRLEELELNLQDAQRRMQERLGQIEAERTAALAKLQEKQEAEKRLTVERAERARPTGYVNEEERELMKQFLQSKRADRSRGESSLEL from the coding sequence ATGATCTGTAAAATCACCGCAGGTGGCAGCAGCTTCAAAGGCGCATTCCAATATTACCTCCACGACAAAGGCCGGGCGACCCGGGAACGGGTCGCCTGGACGCATACCGAAAACCTCCTGACCGACGACCCCGACAAGGCGTGGAAGGTCATGGCCTACACCGCCAAGGAGGCCGACCGCCTGAAAGAAGCAACCAGCCAGAAGCGGACGGGCCGCAAACTGACCTTGCCCGTCTTCGCTTACAGTCTGGCATGGCACCCGGAGCAGCAGCCCGACCGGGAGCACATGCTCACGGCTGCCCGAAAGTCACTCGCCGATCTTGGACTGGCGGAGCATGAGGCCGTCATCGTCGCGCACCGCGACGAACCCCAAAAACATGTTCACGTCATCGTGAACCGGGTGCATCCCCTGACCGGACTGGCGGCGGGCTTGAGCAATTCCAAACTCAAGCTCAGTGACTTCGCCAGGGAATACGAACAGGAGCACGGCAAGGTCTATTGCCGCCAACGGGAAGCCAACCACCAGAAACGAACACAGGGGGAACGAACCGTGTATCGCAATCCACACATTGCCGCCGCCTGGGAACAGTCGGACAATGGCCGGGGCTTCGCCGCCGCCCTGCGCGATAAAGGCTACCAACTCGCACAGGGCCGCAAGCGGCTCGTCGTCATTGACCCCTATGGGCAGTCCATCAATCCCCTGCGGCACTTGGAAAATGTCCGCACCAAAGAGTTTAACAAGCGCCTCCAAGACCTTGAACCCGCTCGCCTTCCAGACGCTACCGCCGTAAGCCGGAAGGTGCAGGCAGATAATCGGCGACGCTACGAGCAAAGCCGTGAACACGACGAACAAATCGCCCGCCAGAAGAACCAGATGCAGAGCCGCCATGCGGAGCAGCGGGCGCAGACGTTCAATCGTTACGAAGACCGTCTCTCGCGGGAGAAAACCGAACTCGCCCAGCACTACCGTTTGGACGAACAACAGGCTGCGGTGGCGCAACAGCAGGCGAAGTCCAGGAATCCGGCGCTATGGAAAAAGCTGTTCGGCCTTGCTCGCAAAGACCAGATCAGGTTGGAGGAACTCGAATTGAATCTGCAAGACGCCCAGCGCCGGATGCAGGAGCGCCTGGGCCAGATCGAGGCCGAACGAACTGCCGCTCTTGCCAAGCTCCAGGAAAAACAGGAAGCCGAGAAACGGCTGACCGTGGAGCGGGCGGAACGCGCCCGCCCCACGGGTTATGTCAACGAGGAGGAACGCGAGCTGATGAAACAGTTCCTTCAGAGCAAACGCGCCGACCGCAGTCGCGGCGAGAGCAGTTTGGAGCTTTGA
- the ltrA gene encoding group II intron reverse transcriptase/maturase, giving the protein MLRALQAVEANQGAAGVDGLEVGQLRAYLRGNWAGIKEQLLKGSYEPQPVRRVDIPKAGGGTRMLGIPTVLDRLIQQAIHQILSPLWEPEFSVHSYGFRPGRSAAQAVKAAQGHITAGKRWVVDMDLEKFFDRVNHDVLMARVERRVKDRRLLRLIRRYLASGIMSGGLVSPRTEGTPQGGPLSPLLSNILLDDLDQELEKRGHAFCRYADDCNVYVSSQAAGERVLASMTRFLKETLKLTVNLAKSAVDRPWKRKFLGFSFTNQKESRVRVAPQSVTRFKESLRQKFREGRGRNLGAFLGGLAPKLRGWSSYYSIAEARTVFEDLDQWIRRKLRCMEWRKWKRPRTRWKRLITLGLDRERARASAFNGRGPWWNAGASHLNAALPTSYFRKLGLISLMEEVQWHTLKRKLRSS; this is encoded by the coding sequence ATGCTCAGAGCCTTGCAGGCTGTGGAAGCCAACCAGGGGGCCGCCGGAGTCGACGGTCTGGAGGTGGGGCAACTGCGGGCCTACCTGCGAGGGAACTGGGCAGGCATAAAAGAGCAACTCCTCAAAGGGAGCTATGAACCCCAGCCCGTGCGGCGGGTGGACATTCCGAAAGCTGGAGGAGGCACCCGCATGTTGGGGATACCGACGGTCCTCGACCGTCTGATCCAACAGGCGATTCATCAAATACTCAGCCCCCTGTGGGAGCCAGAGTTCTCGGTGCACAGTTACGGGTTTCGGCCCGGACGAAGTGCGGCCCAAGCGGTCAAGGCGGCCCAAGGGCATATCACCGCCGGCAAACGCTGGGTGGTGGATATGGATTTGGAGAAGTTCTTTGACCGTGTGAACCACGATGTGCTGATGGCCCGGGTGGAGAGGCGGGTGAAGGATCGACGTCTGTTGAGACTCATCCGCCGCTATCTGGCCAGCGGGATCATGAGTGGGGGACTGGTGAGCCCAAGGACTGAAGGCACTCCGCAAGGAGGACCGCTGTCCCCATTGCTCTCCAATATTCTGCTGGATGATCTGGATCAGGAACTGGAGAAGCGGGGACACGCTTTCTGTCGGTATGCCGATGATTGCAACGTGTACGTGAGCAGTCAGGCAGCCGGAGAGCGGGTGCTGGCTTCGATGACCCGGTTTCTGAAGGAAACACTCAAACTGACGGTCAACCTGGCGAAGAGTGCGGTGGATCGCCCATGGAAGCGGAAGTTCCTGGGCTTTTCGTTCACGAATCAGAAGGAGAGCCGTGTTCGGGTGGCACCGCAATCGGTGACGCGATTCAAGGAATCACTTCGGCAGAAGTTCCGCGAGGGGCGAGGCCGGAACTTGGGAGCGTTTCTGGGTGGACTGGCACCGAAGTTACGGGGCTGGTCCAGCTACTACAGCATCGCGGAAGCGAGGACGGTATTTGAGGACCTCGACCAGTGGATACGGAGGAAACTTCGTTGCATGGAATGGAGGAAATGGAAGCGACCTCGGACGCGCTGGAAGCGGCTGATCACCTTGGGGCTGGATCGGGAAAGAGCCCGGGCCAGCGCCTTCAATGGCCGTGGACCGTGGTGGAATGCTGGAGCCTCGCATCTGAATGCCGCGCTTCCGACCTCGTACTTCCGCAAACTTGGGTTGATCTCATTGATGGAGGAAGTTCAGTGGCACACTCTGAAGCGCAAGCTTCGGTCGTCATGA
- a CDS encoding tyrosine-type recombinase/integrase — protein MFDRRGNRKYLNWPEREAFRRAVKQDDNPCRRAFGLTLLYTGCRISEGIALTGGRVDFTERALVFETLKQRERGRYRAIPIPDALVELLQSILAEKISDGRVWPYSRTTAYRLIKHYMAEANIEGVKASPKGLRHSFAIACISRGIPLTTVRKWLGHARLETTAIYLDAGGDEERELAKRLWREG, from the coding sequence ATGTTTGACCGCCGGGGCAACCGCAAGTATCTGAACTGGCCGGAGCGGGAGGCGTTCCGCCGGGCGGTGAAACAGGACGATAATCCCTGTCGCCGCGCCTTTGGATTGACGCTGCTTTACACGGGCTGCCGGATCTCCGAAGGGATTGCGCTTACCGGCGGGCGGGTGGACTTTACCGAGCGAGCCTTGGTTTTTGAAACCTTGAAGCAACGAGAGCGCGGGCGCTATCGCGCCATCCCCATCCCTGACGCGCTGGTGGAGTTGTTACAGAGCATCCTGGCGGAGAAGATTTCCGATGGCCGGGTGTGGCCCTATTCACGCACAACAGCCTACCGGCTGATCAAACACTACATGGCAGAGGCGAACATCGAGGGCGTGAAGGCCTCGCCGAAGGGTTTACGGCATAGTTTTGCAATCGCGTGTATCTCGCGGGGAATTCCCCTGACCACAGTGCGCAAGTGGCTGGGCCATGCGCGACTGGAAACCACGGCGATTTACCTGGATGCAGGGGGCGATGAGGAGCGCGAATTAGCCAAACGATTGTGGCGGGAGGGCTAA
- a CDS encoding tyrosine-type recombinase/integrase, translating into MIAYVYKPKRRVEGKLEVQRTYRGRYRLDGEFSLTDVTLDTPDKQVAQTKLMQIIAEKERERAGLTAPASERQAVGKSTLTHLTDFLADLETLGRAKEYTRHVKSRVEKLIADCGFHKLGDIASDKFVSWRSKQKDLSAKTLNEYLNSMSAFLNWMVAQERMASNPLAKVSKVDIRGRQAKRRAITPDELQELFKVTTPKRRLIYLAAIYTGLRLGELKAMVKLDLHLDDARPYVAARASTTKNRKEGAIPLHPALAAELREATKDHKDGQPVFQLSKRISRTFKADLLRAGIEPVDALGRKLDFHALRKTFGTRLAAKGVAQRLAQELMRHQDPKLTALNYTDETLLPTFAAVASLDWEGEAPAPAAHTDTHIDTQKTGPAGQNGAQAGTLNGGGKVAGSPENKGESRVLTQPVTKGKMAERGGFEPPIPG; encoded by the coding sequence ATGATTGCGTATGTCTATAAACCGAAGCGCCGCGTCGAGGGCAAGCTTGAGGTCCAACGCACCTATCGCGGACGCTACCGCCTGGACGGTGAATTCTCCTTAACGGATGTGACGCTGGACACACCTGACAAGCAGGTGGCGCAAACCAAGCTGATGCAGATTATCGCGGAGAAGGAACGCGAGCGGGCCGGTCTGACAGCCCCGGCGTCAGAGCGTCAGGCAGTCGGTAAGTCCACCCTCACGCACCTGACTGATTTCCTCGCCGACCTGGAAACGCTCGGACGGGCGAAGGAATACACCCGCCACGTCAAAAGCCGGGTTGAAAAGCTGATTGCGGATTGTGGTTTTCATAAGCTCGGGGACATCGCTTCTGACAAGTTTGTGTCCTGGCGGAGCAAGCAAAAGGATTTGAGTGCGAAAACGCTCAATGAGTATCTGAACTCCATGTCGGCCTTCCTGAACTGGATGGTCGCTCAGGAGCGGATGGCGAGCAATCCGCTCGCGAAGGTCTCCAAGGTTGACATCCGGGGCCGTCAGGCGAAACGCCGGGCGATTACGCCGGACGAGTTGCAGGAGCTTTTCAAGGTCACGACCCCGAAGCGCCGCTTGATCTATCTTGCGGCGATTTACACCGGCCTGCGCCTCGGTGAACTCAAGGCAATGGTCAAACTGGATTTGCACCTGGACGACGCCCGCCCCTATGTCGCGGCACGCGCGTCCACGACGAAGAACAGGAAAGAGGGTGCTATTCCACTGCACCCAGCCCTAGCGGCTGAACTGCGCGAGGCGACCAAGGATCACAAGGACGGTCAGCCGGTCTTTCAACTGAGCAAGCGAATCAGCCGGACGTTCAAGGCGGATTTGCTGCGGGCGGGAATTGAGCCGGTGGACGCCCTGGGGCGCAAACTGGACTTCCATGCCTTACGGAAAACCTTCGGAACGCGCCTGGCCGCGAAAGGGGTCGCGCAACGGCTCGCGCAAGAACTGATGCGCCATCAAGACCCGAAGCTAACGGCTTTGAATTACACCGATGAGACCCTGCTCCCGACCTTCGCGGCGGTCGCTTCACTCGATTGGGAAGGCGAGGCCCCTGCTCCCGCTGCACACACGGACACACACATAGACACACAAAAAACAGGCCCGGCGGGTCAAAACGGGGCACAAGCTGGCACGTTAAACGGGGGCGGAAAAGTCGCTGGAAGCCCTGAAAATAAAGGCGAAAGTCGCGTTCTGACGCAACCTGTCACGAAAGGGAAAATGGCGGAGAGAGGGGGATTCGAACCCCCGATACCCGGTTAA
- a CDS encoding class I SAM-dependent methyltransferase produces MGSPVPPFTDALPRLILFEDDHLLVIAKPAGWNTHAPSPYANEGVYDFLRHREPRWASLAIMHRLDKETSGVLVFTKTPEANKSLTLQFTGREVSKSYLLLTEQSPKEKDFSVKSDLIRLGERYGSRPGGQPAETHFTVLGTVARRGAGGRPFTVVRAEPLTGRTHQIRVHASERGFPIWGDTLYGGAPAARVFLHAAELSFRHPKSGETLEFRSPAPWDKANEFPGGDDPDSAATPAFVDPALTDGYRVIHGASHDWPGCFVDRLGEYLLAQSEEPLTRSQQATLSAAVGGGTERGAAAVVRGVYHKLLLRRIRGTAPQSVSPVLIHGDAAPERFVLRENGLKFELSFQEGYSVGIFLDQRDNRRRCLTGHVAAGFDLGARQPSGAKPELLNTFAYTCAFSVAAAAGGWRTTSLDLSKKYLEWGKRNFVLNGLDPAEHDSVFGDTFDWFRRWAKKGRQFDAVILDPPTFSESKEHGRFQAEKDYGDLVTGALGVLAPRGVILASTNAARLEPEKFVETVLAAVQRSGRKVERHHYVAQPPDFPITREEPGYLKTLWVRTA; encoded by the coding sequence ATGGGTTCTCCGGTCCCTCCATTTACGGATGCCCTGCCTCGATTGATTCTTTTTGAGGACGATCATCTGCTGGTGATCGCCAAGCCGGCTGGATGGAACACCCATGCTCCGTCGCCCTACGCCAACGAAGGTGTCTATGACTTTCTGCGACACCGTGAGCCTCGCTGGGCGAGCCTGGCGATCATGCATCGACTGGACAAGGAAACCTCCGGGGTGCTGGTGTTTACCAAGACCCCCGAGGCGAACAAGTCGCTCACGCTTCAGTTTACCGGCCGGGAGGTCTCTAAATCTTACCTGCTCCTGACCGAGCAATCGCCGAAAGAGAAAGACTTCTCGGTCAAGTCCGACTTGATCCGACTGGGCGAACGCTATGGGAGCCGACCGGGAGGACAGCCAGCCGAGACGCATTTCACGGTCCTGGGCACAGTGGCGCGTCGTGGGGCAGGGGGGCGACCCTTCACGGTGGTGCGTGCGGAACCTCTGACCGGAAGAACGCATCAGATTCGCGTGCATGCGTCGGAGCGCGGATTTCCTATTTGGGGGGACACTCTTTACGGAGGGGCTCCGGCTGCTCGAGTCTTTCTGCATGCGGCTGAGCTGTCGTTCCGTCATCCGAAGAGCGGAGAGACGCTCGAGTTTCGTTCACCGGCTCCGTGGGACAAAGCCAACGAGTTTCCGGGGGGGGATGATCCTGATTCGGCTGCCACTCCAGCATTTGTGGATCCGGCTCTGACCGATGGGTACCGGGTCATTCATGGAGCAAGCCACGACTGGCCCGGCTGCTTCGTGGATCGGTTGGGGGAGTATCTATTGGCGCAGAGCGAGGAGCCGCTGACCCGTAGTCAACAAGCCACGCTCAGCGCGGCGGTGGGTGGAGGGACTGAGCGGGGGGCGGCTGCGGTCGTTCGAGGGGTTTATCACAAGCTGCTGCTGCGGCGCATTCGAGGGACGGCACCTCAGTCAGTGTCGCCGGTTCTGATCCACGGTGACGCGGCTCCGGAGAGGTTTGTCCTGCGTGAGAACGGGCTGAAGTTCGAGTTGAGTTTTCAGGAAGGTTATTCGGTGGGCATCTTTTTGGATCAGCGGGACAATCGTCGGCGCTGTCTGACCGGCCATGTGGCGGCCGGTTTCGATCTGGGAGCCAGGCAGCCGTCGGGGGCAAAGCCCGAGTTATTGAACACCTTTGCCTACACCTGTGCGTTTTCGGTGGCCGCGGCGGCTGGGGGATGGCGCACCACCAGCCTGGATTTGTCCAAAAAATATCTGGAGTGGGGAAAGCGTAATTTCGTTCTGAACGGCCTCGATCCGGCGGAACATGATTCGGTGTTTGGCGACACCTTTGATTGGTTCAGGCGATGGGCGAAGAAGGGACGCCAGTTTGACGCGGTGATCCTGGACCCGCCGACCTTTTCGGAATCCAAGGAACATGGGCGTTTTCAGGCGGAGAAGGATTACGGGGATCTAGTGACTGGGGCGCTGGGAGTGTTGGCGCCTCGAGGAGTCATTTTGGCATCGACCAACGCGGCACGACTGGAGCCGGAGAAATTTGTGGAGACCGTCCTCGCGGCCGTTCAGCGATCGGGCCGGAAGGTCGAGCGTCATCATTATGTGGCTCAGCCCCCTGATTTCCCGATCACGCGCGAGGAGCCGGGCTATTTGAAGACGCTTTGGGTGCGGACGGCATGA
- the gcvT gene encoding glycine cleavage system aminomethyltransferase GcvT, giving the protein MTLKRTPLFSAHQRAGGKLIEFGGWEMPVQYSSIVDEHLAVRKSAGLFDIAHMGEVQVRGAGALAFLNGLLTNDLRKLAVGEGQYTLMCNEAGGVIDDLYAYRIADNEFFLIINASRIEPDVAWMKSRLESFVDRTQVEFRDMSDAYGAVALQGPKTPLFIDSCFPGGSIGGMQVTAASQLKKNQIGVFSSKDIGTVLVARTGYTGEEGFEIITRAEFTEAVWNQILAAGHPFCCQPAGLGARDTLRTEMGYPLYGHELDEQTTPIEAGLGFFVALDKGEFCGRSVLARQKAEGITRRCVAFRMAEKTAPPRPHYPIWSVGPDAKVLGQVVSGTQSPSLGCGIGMGYVPPAFAEIGTAIEIEVRGRRWPANVVKKPIFKRS; this is encoded by the coding sequence ATGACACTCAAACGAACTCCATTGTTTTCCGCGCATCAGCGCGCTGGCGGTAAGCTCATCGAATTCGGCGGATGGGAGATGCCGGTCCAATATTCCAGCATCGTCGACGAGCACCTAGCCGTTCGGAAGTCTGCCGGCCTGTTCGACATTGCTCACATGGGCGAGGTGCAGGTGCGCGGAGCCGGAGCCCTGGCATTCTTGAACGGATTGCTGACCAACGATCTGCGCAAGTTGGCTGTGGGGGAGGGACAATACACCCTGATGTGCAATGAGGCGGGCGGGGTGATTGACGACCTCTACGCTTATCGGATCGCCGACAACGAGTTCTTCCTCATCATCAATGCCTCGCGCATCGAGCCTGACGTGGCGTGGATGAAATCCCGGCTCGAATCCTTCGTTGACCGCACCCAGGTCGAGTTCCGCGATATGTCGGACGCCTATGGTGCCGTGGCACTTCAGGGACCGAAGACGCCCCTCTTCATTGATTCTTGTTTTCCGGGTGGCTCCATCGGCGGTATGCAGGTGACCGCAGCCAGCCAACTTAAGAAAAACCAGATCGGAGTGTTTAGCTCCAAGGACATCGGCACAGTGTTGGTGGCGCGCACGGGCTATACCGGTGAGGAAGGGTTTGAGATCATAACCCGTGCTGAGTTTACGGAAGCGGTTTGGAACCAGATTTTAGCCGCCGGACATCCCTTCTGCTGCCAGCCTGCAGGGCTCGGTGCCCGCGATACGCTTCGCACCGAGATGGGCTATCCGCTCTACGGTCACGAACTGGACGAGCAAACAACCCCGATCGAGGCGGGATTGGGCTTCTTCGTGGCGCTGGATAAGGGTGAATTCTGTGGTCGCTCGGTCCTTGCGCGGCAAAAAGCCGAGGGGATCACCAGGCGCTGCGTGGCGTTTCGTATGGCCGAGAAGACCGCACCACCGCGGCCCCATTACCCCATCTGGAGTGTGGGGCCGGATGCCAAGGTGCTAGGCCAGGTGGTCAGCGGGACTCAGAGTCCCTCGTTGGGATGCGGCATCGGCATGGGCTACGTGCCGCCGGCGTTCGCCGAGATCGGCACCGCCATTGAGATCGAGGTGCGCGGCCGACGCTGGCCGGCCAACGTCGTGAAGAAGCCGATCTTCAAGCGGAGCTGA